Genomic segment of Pseudovibrio brasiliensis:
CAGCGGCCTTGCTTTACTTTTGGCAAGGGCTTGCCCTGTATATCCCTTACAACACCTAGAAAACGGGAAGCTCAGAGATGTCAAAAGTTCAAGCACTGAAAGCACTTTTTGAGAGCGGTGAATTGCACGTTACGCCTTGCTGTTGGAATGCACTTTCCGCACGGCTGATTGAGCAAGCAGGCTTCCCGCTTGCTTTCATGAGCGGCTTTGGTGTTTCGGCCTCCCGCCTTGGACAACCCGATGCTGGGCTCATCTCCTACGCAGAGATGGTTGATCAGGCCCGCAACATTGCCTCTGCCACCAGTATTCCAGTGATTGGGGACGGGGATACAGGTTACGGCAACGCGCTCAACGTCAAGCGCACGGTCAAAGGCTATGCCAGCGCGGGCATGGCCTGTGTGATGATTGAAGATCAGGTAGCGCCCAAACGCTGCGGTCACACAAAGGGCAAGCACGTGGTGGAGCGGGATGAGGCGTTCATGCGCATACGGGCAGCGGTTGATGCCAAAAATGAAGGCGCTGACATCCTCATCCTCGCCCGCACAGATGCTCGCGCTGAACATGGTTTGGATGAAGCCATTGCACGCGCCCAAACCTTCCGCGAGATCGGTGCGGACATGACCTTCGTGGAAGCACCGCGAACCGTTGAAGAAATGAATCGTTATTGCGATGAAGTGGAAGGCCCCAAGATGGCAAACATGCTGGAAGGCGGACTAACGCCCTTCCTTCAACCCGCTGAGCTACAAGAGCTGGGCTACACCATCTCCACCTACCCCTTCACCGGCCTCATGGCCATGATCAAAGCGCAACAAGACGCTCTGGCCCAAATGAAGCAAGGCATATTCCCCGACCCAGCCATGACCTTCGAAGATCTGCAAAAAGCCGTCGGCTTCGATGCGTACTACGAAGCTGAGGAGCGGTACCGGCATTAGAGTACGGAGTTTGATAGGTTAAGAAAAGAGGACATTGCGGGCCGTCAGGTGCTGATGATCAGCTTGGAGTATACGTGTAGAGCTGCAATGAAAAAGAGATTTCTTAATCAAATAAGGAAACTAGCGAAATTTGGAATTATTCAAATAAATCATTAGCCTAATACAAGTCACACGACAAATACATACAACAGAATCTCACGGATTTATTAGTCCGATTTTTTCTATACAAATTGCGCCATCGGGTTTGTGAAATTTCTTTTCTCAGTAAAACGGTGGTTCTCAAAATGTCAGAGAGTGTTCGCATATTCATTGGTTACGATAGGAATGAAATCATTGCTTATCATGTTCTAGTGCAGAGCATTATTGAGAACTCATCGCTCCCTCTTTCGATTACGCCTATTGCATTGGACAATGTTCGCGGCATTTTCAAACGCGAGAAGCATCCGCTTCAATCGACTGAGTTTTCGTTCAGTCGTTTTCTTGCACCGTATCTTTCGAATTATGAGGGTTGGTCCATATTCATGGATTGCGACATGATCGTGCGTCGTGACATAGCTGAGCTTTGGAACATGCGTGATGACAACTATGCTGTCATGTGCTGTAAGCACGATTATACGCCTGTGAGTGACACCAAGTTCCTCAATAACGTCCAGTCCAAGTATGAGAAGAAAAACTGGTCGAGCGTTATGATGTTCAACAATGCCAAGTGTAAAGCGCTTACACCTGAGTATGTCAACACACGCTCAGGCTTAGAGTTACACCAGTTTAAGTGGTTGGAAAACGACAATCTGATTGGTTCACTTCCACTCACATGGAACCACTTGGTTGAAGATTATGCATATGATCCTGAGGCCGCTTTGATCCATTACACCTATGGTGGTCCGTACTTCGAGGAGTATCTGGATTGTGATTATGCCGAAGATTGGCAGCAGTACAAACGCCGCACTCTTCACGCGACGCAAAGAGCGAAAGCAGAACCAGAGCCTGCATAAGCCTGGATCTTAGAAAGTAAAGAAGTAAGGCCGCAGACACGCGAAGGTCTGCGGCTTCTGCATAAAGACGAAACGTCAGAACTTGCTCCCTTACCCCGGCACTTTCTCCCCTTCCCGCAATGTGAGCACCTCGAAACCGTCGGCTGTGACCAGTACGGTGTGTTCCCATTGGGCGGAGAGTTGACGGTCGAGGGTTTCAACGGTCCAGCCGTCTTCTTTGGATACGGTGAGTTCAGTGCCAGCGTTGACCATGGGCTCGATGGTGAAGGTCATGCCTTCCTTCAGCAATGTTCCGGTGCCACGTTTGCCGAAGTGCATGACGGATGGGCCTTCGTGCATGTCGCGGCCAATGCCGTGGCCGCAGTAGTCACGCACCACGGAGTAACCTGCTTTTTCTGCCGTCTGCTGAATGGCTGCGCCCACATCCCCCAGTCTTGCGCCGGGACGCACTTCTTTGATGCCAGCCCACATGGCTTTGTAGGTGGTCTTGACCAGTTTCTGCGTTTTACGAGAGGCGCCGGGCATCACGAAGGTCGTGCTGGAGTCTGCGATGAAGCCATCTTTTTCCAGCGTGATATCAACGTTGATGATGTCCGAAGCTTTCAGCTTGCGGTTCTTATCCGGGATGCCGTGGCAGACCACTTCGTTGATGGAAGAGTTGAGCGCGAACTTGTAGCCGTACTGGCCCTTGCTGGCCGGACGGGCTTGTAGCTCGTTGACGATGTAGTCCTCGACGCGATCATTGATCTCTAGCGTTGAAACACCGGGCTTTACAACATCTTCCAGCATCTTAAAGACCTGAGCCAGCAGCTTGCCGGATTGGCGCATCAGGGCAATTTCATCGGCATTTTTGATGATTATCGCACTCATGTCTCAATCACCTCAGGCGGGGCGAGTTTGCAGGCTTTCAGTTGCTGTTGCACCAGCTCGGAATAGGTCAGGGTTGGGTTCAGCTCGGCGAGCATACCCATTTTGATCCAGAACTCTGCCTGCGCGTTGATGGAGCGAGACATGACAGTGCTCGCTTTTCTGATTTCCTCGTGCAGGTCATCAGAGATTTTGACAATGCCCATGATAAAGACTCCTTATACGATTGATATACATATCGTATACGAATCGCATAAAGGCAAGAGGAGAACTTCAGAGGGGTGCGTTCTACTCTTTCAGGTCATACGTGAAAGGATACTGGCGGTAATCCTGCTGGTAGTGGCGTTTGTGATCATTCAGCGTGTTCAAAAAGCCCTTCCAATCCAGATGAGGTTCGCCGGTCATATCACTCAGGCGTGCAAAGCACTGGAACACGCTGTTGTGGTACTCCTCTAAATCCGCAGGATTTTTTTGCAGTACGCAGCCGCCATTGGCGACTTCCGCTTTGATCTCCTCAATCGGAGGCAGATCCAACTCCCCACTCAGGATTTTGGCGCAATAGACGCTTTGCAGATGGATGCTGGCAAAGTGCACTGTGAAACGCGGTAGGCCGAGGAAAATCAATGTTGGGTCAGATGGATAGAACATGTTGAGATAGAGCGGGCCGATGGAGCAACCGCTCAACTCAATGTCGTTCAGGGAGCCTTTCAGAAACGGGAAGTCGTAGATGTAGCCGGTGCACAGGATGATCGCATCGACGTCATAGAGTACCTCACCGTTTTGCAGGTAGATGTTCTTGCCTTCCACGCGTGCGGGCCGGTCATGCTGGCTGATGTTGAGGCTCTGCCCATAAAGACCATCGCGCACATAGCACTTGTGTCCGTTGGGAGGGAACGTGCCGCAGATGTACACCTGCTCGGCATGAGGACTCAGGTCTAATGAGATGTCTTCGGAGGAAACGCAGGCGCCGATCAGTGCAACGCGCTTGCCCTCATAAAGGTTCGGCAGGCGGTAAGACTGAGAGTGGGTGACGGGCCCATCAAAATTCTCCAATCCATCGATCTGTGCGATGTTTGGGTAGCTGTCCTTGCCTGTTGCCACGATCACGTGGGTGAAGATCCGTTCGGTACCTTCCGTGGTCACGCGCCAGCCATCGCCGGCCTTTTCAACGTGTTGTACCGGTGTGTTGAACTCAATGAGGTTTGAGACGCCGGAGGCTTTGGCGGTGGCGTCAATATAGTCCAGCACCTGAACGCGGCCCGGAAACAGCTCCAGATCTTCGGGCAGCTCATAGTCGCTGATCTGCATGGCGCGTTTGGGTAGGTTGGCGCGCAGTTTGGGGTACATGGCCGAGTAAACGCTCTGGCTCAGTGGATCGCGGACGTCGACTGGTTCGTCGGTGAGGACCTCATAGGCCCACTGTCCGCCCAGACAGTTTCGCGCTTCAAACAAAGATGGAATGATACCGCGACGCTTGAGTTCTATCGCTGCTGTGAGCCCGGTTGGGCCAGCCCCGATAATGGCGATGTTTGGAGCCATGAAACCCTCAGCCTTATTATGATTGCGGGTACTATGGGCCTTGCGGGTTAATTGCCCGTTCTTGGGATTGTTAGGATGCGAGATGAGTGAAGTGGTTCAATGAAATTCTTTGAACCACTTAGCCCTAAATGCAAAAAGGGAGAGCTGATGCCCTCCCCTTTGCGATGATCAAAGATCCCTCAGACCTACATGGCTCCAACAAGCCAGAGTGAGAAGCCGGGGATCGCGATCAGCAGCGCGAGGCGGACAAGGTCGGAAACCCAGAACGGGAACACGCCCTTGAAGATGGTGGAGAGTTTCACGTCCTGCAGCACGTTGCGCAGCACGAATACGTTGAGGCCAACAGGAGGTGAAATCAGACTGATCTCCGTCACCACCACAACAATCACCGCAAACCAGATCAGAACAGCTTCCGGGTCCGCCAGCATTTCGTGGCCGAAATCCAGCTCCAGAATGAGCGGGTAGAACACCGGCACCGTCAGCAGGATCATGGAGAGGCTCTCCAGCACACAACCCAGCACGATGTAGATGAGCACGATACCGAGGATCACCATGTAGGCGTTCAGCTCAAGGTCCAGCACCCATTCTGCCAGCGTATCCGGCAGGCCTGCAAAGTTGACGAAGTTGGAGAACACTTCTGCACCGATGATGATCATGAAGATCATGGCCGTGGTGCGCGCACTCTCCAGCATAGCGTGATAGAGGTTTTTTATGGTCATGCCGCCCATGAGCAACGCGATCAGGAAAGACGTCCCAGCGCCAATGCCAGCTGCTTCCGTAGGCGTGAAGAACCCACCATAAATACCAACCATAATCACTGCGAAGAGACCGAGGACTGCGAAAACGCCCAGTCTTTCCTTGCGGGTGAATGGTTCAACGCCTTCCGCCTTGGGAGCGAGAGACGGGTTGATCAAAGTGGCGACGTAGATAGCGCCGATGTAAAGCAAGAGTCCCAGAATGCCGGGAATAACACCCGCGATGAACAGTTTGCCGATGTCGGATTCTGTCAGCAGGCCATAGATGATCATCACCACAGATGGCGGGATCAAAATGCCCAGGGTGCCGCCAGCTGCGATGGAACCGGAAGCCAAGCTGTCCGCATAGCCGTATTTGCGCATGGAGGGCATGGCCACTTTGGACATGGTGGCAGCTGTTGCCAGAGAAGATCCGCAAACCGCAGAAAAACCACCACACGCCACAACTGATGCCATAGCAAGGCCTCCGCGCGCGCCGCCCAACAGGCGGTTTGCAGCAGCATAAAGGCCGTGGCTGACACCGGAAATGGTGAGCAAGTTGCCCATGAGGATGAACAGCGGAACAACGGAAAGCGAGTAAGACAGGCTGGTTTCAAAACCAACGGTGCTGACAACGGACCATGTGGCGGACCATCCGCGCATCCAGGCAAAACCGATGGCTCCAACAAAGATCATGGCGAACGCGATTGGCACGCGCAGGAAAATGAGGACGAGCAGAGCTGCAAAGCCGAGAAGGGACTCAAACATGACTTTAAAAACCTCTGCGGAATGCTTTTTTGAAGAATACGAAGGTGTAACAAGCGCTCAGCAGCGCAGAGACAGCAGCGATCCAGGAAAGGGGTGCCAGTGGAATGTCCAGAGCATTGGTTACAGTGCCATCTTCCATCAGGCGCTCAGCGTGAGCTGCCAGTCGCCAGGAGAGGATCACAAGGGTGACCGTGGAGACAGACCAGGCAATGCCCTTCATCACCGATTGCATGACGGGTGGAACCATGCCGTAGATCATGTCCACTTCAACATGTTCTTTACGAGAGGTTGTCAGCGGCAGAGCAGCGAAAACCAGAGCGCCAAGCATGAGCTGGGTGATTTCGAAAGCACCGCGAACAGGAGCGTTGAACCAGTAACGGCCAACCACATCAACGACTGTAAGGCCAGTCAGACCCGCGAGGAGTAACGCGCAACATATTCCAAGGCCAAGCTCAATGAGGTTGGCGAGGGAGCGCACCCGCGATGCGCCCCCGGACCTGTTGTTAGACCCGATCAATTTTCTACGCCTGTAGATTTACGGAACTTGTCGAGAGCAGCAGCGCCGTCAAAGCCGTCTTCTGCAACTGCTTTTGCCCATTCGGTCTCGTAAGCAGCTGCTTTTTCCTTGATGGCCGCAACCATTTCAGGAGATGCATCATAGATTTCGATGCCAGCTTTGTTGATGCGCTCGATGGCTTTCTCGTCAGCACCGTTCCATGCCTTACCAACGCGCTCAGCAAACGCATCGCCGGAGATCGCCATGATTGCAGCCTGATCTTCAGCGGAGATCTCACCCCATTTGCCTTCGTTCATGACGAGGAACCATGTGGTGTTGTAGATACCGCCTGGAACGCGCATGGAGTACTTCACGTGATCCAGCAGTTTGAACGCTGTCAGCGCTTCATAGGTGAAAGTCACACCGTCAATGATGCCGCGAGACAAGGTCTCGTAGACTTCGCCGGATGGCATGAACAGCGGAGATGCGCCCAGATCGCTTGCCAGATCAGCAATGTAACCGCCCGGTACACGGATCTTCAGGCCTTCAATGTCAGCTGGTGTGTTCAACTTGCGCACGTTGTTATGGAACACGCCCGGACCATGAACGAAGAGACCAAGAACTTTGGTGCCTTTGTGCTCAGCCTGTGCATCCAGATCGTTTGCGTAAACATCCCAGAATGCTTTGGAACCGGAAACAGCGTCATCACCCAGGAAGGAAAACTGACCGATACGGGAACGCTGGAAGCGGTTGTCCTTGGTGAAGGAGTGCAGACCGTAGGTGATGTCGACAACACCATCAGCAGCCATGTCAAAGTGGGCTGGTGGTGCGCCGGCTGGCTTGGCCAGAACGCGTACGGACACACGGCCATCGGTAACTTTTTTAACTTCTTTCGCCCACGGCTTGATTGCGTTGACCACAATCGGGTGGCGTGGTGGCAGCCAGCTGGAAAGAACCAGCTTTGTTTCAGCGTATGCAGCAGTTGCCAATGCAGTTGGCGCCAACATGGCAGCTGTTGCCATGCCAAGCAGTGTGCGGCGAGCAACTTTCGTCTTCAAGAATTCCATGGCTCCCTCCCTAAAGATACCATTAAATCAGTTTGTCAGATGAAGAACGGGAACCTCCCAGTCCCCGCCCTTCTGGCAGGTCGTCTTTAAAAAACTAGACTTTGCCGAGTTCTTTTGCGTGCAGCCAGTCAGCGTGTTTTGGCGCTTTCTTGGTGCGGCTCCACTCTTCCAGCATGTCCCACTTCACAGCGTCGAGACGCTTCAGCTTCTCTTCTTCTGCTGGATCCGGACAAGCCAGCTCGATGCGGTGTCCATTCGGATCGAAGAAGTATATGGAGTGGAAGATGGAGTGATCGGTCACACCCAACACGTCGATGCCGTTTGCTTCCAGCTGTTCCTTGAAAGCGATCAGGGTTTCGCGATCCTTCACCTTGAATGCAATGTGCTGCACCCAGATTGGTGTGTTTTCGTCGCGGCCCATTTCCGGCTTGGTTGGCAGTTCAAAGAACGCGAGCACGTTGCCGTTGCCTGCATCAAGGAACAGGTGCATGTATGGATCAGGTTCGTGCGTGGAAGGAACCTTGTCCTCTGCAATCGCCAGCACAAAGTCCATGTTGAGGTTCTTGGTGTACCACTCAACGGTCTCTTTTGCGTCTTTACAGCGGTAAGCAACGTGGTGAATTTGCTCAATTTTCATAAGACTCTAACCGAGGCGACTAAGCCTCGACTCCTCCCTGTGTTTTGGCAGCCAGGTCCATTGCTTCGCGAAGAACCTCTGTATCCCCGATGTGATTGGCGAGGATGAGAACCAGCTTGGCGTTGAGCGCTTCGCTTTCCTTCTCAGAGCGTCCTTCATGCAGAACCAGAAGATCGTGATAAAACTCGTCCGGTTTGGCGATGTTTGCTTTTGTATTCAGATGGCTCATTGTGCGGCCTCCTGCTCAAAAATGCCGATAGCGCGGTTCAGAGCCTGCGCAACGTTTGCGCCGTCATAGGTCTCCCAACGGGCAGCCACGTGCTGGTCCGGGCGCATCAGATAAACGGCGGAAGACTTGTCTCCCAGATAGCGATCCCTGATCTCATCGCTCGCGTTCACACGCAGCGCTGAGATGGTGATGCCGCCAACGTCTACAGTGTCCGGCACATCCGCGTTGATTGCCAGCAACTGGAATTTGTTGCCGAGCTGATCCAGCAACCAGCCATTTGCCGTTGGTGCATCCGCTGCCGGAGAACCCGGACGGGAACGCACTGGCATGCCAGCACAGTCATCGCTGTTCAGCGAAGATCCATCATAGGTGGCCGGAACGGACAGACGACCGGAGTTCACCAGTGGACGTGCAAACTCAGCAGCCTCGGAGAGGTCCAGAACAGCATCACGGAACACACGGCTGATCGCAGATTTTGGTGTGATGAAGTCGGTAGAGCGGGAAGAGTTCAAAATGTTCTCATCCGCAGCGTAGATACGCTCTTCATCATAGGTGTCCAGTAGGCTCATTGGCGCCGTGCCGTCCATCACCAGTTTCAGCTTCCAGATCAGATTGTCTGTGTCCTGCAGGCCGGAGTTTGCACCACGGGCACCAAACGGAGACACCTGGTGGGCACTGTCGCCAGCAAAGATCACACGGCCTTTGCGGAATTGCTCCATACGGCGGCACTGGAAGGTGTAGATGGAAACCCACTCAAGCTCGAAGTTCACATCCTCACCCAGCATCGCTTTCAGGCGTGGAATGACGTTTTCCGGCTTCTTCTCTTCTTCCTTGTCGACATCCCAGCCCAGCTGAAGGTCGATGCGCCACACATTGTCTGGCTGCTTATGGAGAAGAGCGGACTGACCGCGGTTGAATGGCGGATCGAACCAGAACCAGCGCTCTGTCGGGAAGTTGGCTTCCATGACCACATCGGCAATCAGGAAGTTGTCTTCAAAGATGCGGCCCACAAAGTCCAGGCCCATCATGGCGCGGATTGGAGAGGCTGCACCGTCACAGGCGATTACCCAGTCCGCTTCAACGGAGTAGTTGCCTTCCGGTGTTTCCAGCTCAACAGTTGCAAAGTCGCTGCCCTGATCAACGGAAACAACTTTGTTGTTGCCGCGGATTTCAATGGGCTTGCCCTGCGCCTGAAGCTCTTTAACCCGGTCAACCAGATACTCTTCAAAGTAATACTGTTGCAGGTTGATGAAAGCCGGACGCTTGTGGCCGTCTTCCGGCAACAGGTCAAACTGATAGACCTGACGCTCGTCGAAGAACACCTTGCCCACGTTCCACTGAACGCCTTTGTCGACAAACTGATCACCGCAGCCAATGCGGTCGAGGATTTCCAGCGGGCGCTTTGCATAACAAACCGCGCGAGACCCCCAGCTCACCTTGTCGTTGTCATCAACAACAACAACTTCAACATCCTGCATGGCCAGTTCAATTGCTGCGGCCAGACCAATCGGGCCCGCTCCCACCACAACAACCTTATGGCGCACTGCCTTTCCCGCATCCTGATCCGGTGACCGGACATATGGATATAGCGGAACTTCGAAAATCTTTTTTTTCGTCATACGCTGCCTCCCAGCAAGTGTGATGCCTCAGCCAGCATCCGGCAAAACATCAATCAACTTTGGAGAGCCGGCTGGAACTTGGGGCCATCCGGCGCTCTGACGCATATGGGGCGGCTTTCGCCTGCGAGGTTTTTCGTCAATGTTGGGAGCCAGCAGTATCGATCGTTCACAAACAGAGTAAGAATTGTTCTGCGAAGGAAGGATCCAATCTCTGTTATGGATTTACTCTGTTCCTCAAGGCTCCCAAGTGGGTTGGACTTAAGCTTTGCTGACAGAACAAGCGCTGTCAGCTGGCTTAAGTCCCTTCATATTAGCCCTGCAATGCTGCCCACATTTCGCGGTCGCGCTCTGCAGTCCAAATACGTGGTGTCTCAATGCCGCGGGCTTCGTCAAAAGCGCGTGCAACATTGAATGGCAGACAATGCTCGTAGATTGCGTAGTCAGCGAACTTCGGATCGCATTCTGCGCGCACTGCGTCCCATGCTTCTTTCAGCGTGCCGCCTCGTACTGCCACGCGGGCGGCTGGTTTATAGGTGCTCTCAACAAAGTCACGGGTGTTCTCAATGGCTTTGTTGACCATCTCTTTGCCCACAAGCGCATCGCCGCGGCCCGGTGCAATTGCATCCGGATTGTAGGCTTTGATCGCGTCGAGGGTGTTGCCCCAGTCTTTGAAGTGACCGTCACCGCAGTAACAGGCGGAGTGGTACTCAACGATATCGCCGGTGAACATCACGCCTTCATCGGGAACCCATGCAACGATGTCGCCAGCGGTGTGGGCACGGCCCAGATGCATCAGCTCAACCTTACGCTTGCCCATGTTGATGGTCATGCGGTTTTTGAAGGTCATGGTTGGCCATGTGAGGCCCGGAATGGAATCTGCTGCAGAGAACAGGCGTGGGAAACGACCGTACTCAGAGTCCCAGTCTTCCTGACCGCGTTCGTAAATCATGCCCTCACACTTTTCAGAGGCAATGATTTCGGAGGCGCCGTAACCGGAAGCACCCAGCACGCGCACAGCGTGGTAGTGGGTCAGGGTTACGTATTTGATTGGCTTGTCAGTGACTTCGCGGATTTTATCAACCACGAGCTGAGCCATGACAGGAGTTGCCTGCGCATCGACCACCATGACGCTGTCATCACCAATGATAACACCGGTGTTTGGATCACCTTCAGCGGTGAACGCGTACAGATCGCGTCCAACTTCGGTGAAGGAGATCTTTTTGGCTTCCATGTCGCCACTGGATGCAAATGCTTTAGCCATCGTCACTATCCTAAATTAAGCTTTGAAATCTGGAGCTGGCAGAATTTTGCCGGTGCATTCGCCGAAGCCGATGCGGAAGCCATCGCCTTGCGCCCAACCTGTCAGCGTCAGGGTGTCACCATCCTCGATGAACGTACGGCTTTCACCGCTGTCCAGAGTGATTGGCTCTTTGCCACCCCATGTGAGTTCCATGAGGGAACCAAACTCAGCCTTGTCTGCACCGGAAATGGTGCCGGAGCCGAGCAGGTCGCCCGTGTTCATTTTACAGCCGCCAATGGCATGGTGTGTCAGCTGCTGCGCCGCAGAGTAGTACATGCGGTTGTAGTTGGTGTGGCAGAGCAGTGTCGCTTTGTCAGCGCCTTCTGGCTGCATGTAGGCTTGCAACTCAATGTCATAGATCATCGGACCCGGCTCATTGAGGTAAGGCAGAAGTTCCTTTTCACGCTCCGGTGTGCTGGTGCGGAAAGATTCCAGCGCGGCCTTGGTCACAACCCATGGGCTAATGGAGGTCGCGAATGCTTTTGCCTGAAACGGACCAAGCGGCTGATATTCCCAGCCCTGAATGTCACGGGCGGACCAGTCGTTGAGCAGAACGTAACCGAAGATCATGTCGTCAGCTTCCTGCACGGTGATCGGCTGACCCATGGTGCTTGGTGTGCCGACAACAGCGCCCATTTCCAGCTCAATGTCGAGGCGTGCGCAAGCCATAAAAGATGGCACCTGAGCGGTTGGGGCTTTGGTCTGGCCCAGTGGGCGCTTAATATCTGTACCGGATACAACGACCGTTGAGGCGCGGCCATTGTATCCGATTGGGATATGCAACCAGTTTGGTGGTAGTGCATTCTCTGCGCCGCGCAAGATGGTACCAATGTTCATGGCATGCTGCTTGCCAGCGTAAAAGTCGGTGTATTCAGAAACCGCGAAAGGCAGGTACATCTGCGCGGCACTCATTGGCACCAGCGCTTTTGCCTTCAGAATATCGTTGCCGGAAAGAGCATCATTGCCATCTTTGGAAAGCAGGGCAGTCAGCTGATCGCGCACACTATCCCAGGACGCTTTGCCAAGGCCCATGAAATCATTGAGGGCTGGCTTGTCGAAGACGGTGGCAGAACCGCCTGCATTGAGAAGACCGGCGGATTCCAGCACAGCCATGTCAACAACCATGTCCCCGATCGCAACACCACACCGTGGCTCTTCACCGTTTTTGGCAAACACACCGTAGGGAAGATTCTGGATTGGGAAATGGCAGTGCGCTGCATTCGCACTCTCGATCCAACTCGTCATAACACATCCTTGGCAATTGAAGATCGCAGCAAAGTCCTCCCAGACTCAGGCAATCTGTAATTTATCTAATCTCAGAATAGTTTCACTTGTAACTTTGTCAATAACATTTTCCGCCAAAACAAATTCCCTAAGCGTAAGAAAGCGGGCTAAAATGCTGCAAAATGGCTAAAAATAGCTGATTATTCTACTTTGGGATATATATCAGTGAGCCGTTTGATGGTCTTGACATATAGTTGCAATTGATACTATCAGGATATTTGTGCAAGTATCTATGTGCAATAGTTTCATTTTAAACCAACGAGACGTGATGATGGTGACTGCGAATAACACGATGGATAAGGAAGACTTCCAGCTTGGGTCGTTCTTTCCCTACAAGGTCCGCGTTTTTGGCACAGCCGTTAGTACTGCTGTCTCAAGTGTTTATCGGGAACGGTATGGCCTCAGCGTATCTGAGTGGCGCACCATGGCGATCCTGGGTCGCAATCAGGCGCTGTCTGCTTCAGAGATTGTTGAGCGCTCCAGTATGG
This window contains:
- a CDS encoding isocitrate lyase/PEP mutase family protein; protein product: MSKVQALKALFESGELHVTPCCWNALSARLIEQAGFPLAFMSGFGVSASRLGQPDAGLISYAEMVDQARNIASATSIPVIGDGDTGYGNALNVKRTVKGYASAGMACVMIEDQVAPKRCGHTKGKHVVERDEAFMRIRAAVDAKNEGADILILARTDARAEHGLDEAIARAQTFREIGADMTFVEAPRTVEEMNRYCDEVEGPKMANMLEGGLTPFLQPAELQELGYTISTYPFTGLMAMIKAQQDALAQMKQGIFPDPAMTFEDLQKAVGFDAYYEAEERYRH
- a CDS encoding glycosyltransferase, giving the protein MSESVRIFIGYDRNEIIAYHVLVQSIIENSSLPLSITPIALDNVRGIFKREKHPLQSTEFSFSRFLAPYLSNYEGWSIFMDCDMIVRRDIAELWNMRDDNYAVMCCKHDYTPVSDTKFLNNVQSKYEKKNWSSVMMFNNAKCKALTPEYVNTRSGLELHQFKWLENDNLIGSLPLTWNHLVEDYAYDPEAALIHYTYGGPYFEEYLDCDYAEDWQQYKRRTLHATQRAKAEPEPA
- the map gene encoding type I methionyl aminopeptidase; the encoded protein is MSAIIIKNADEIALMRQSGKLLAQVFKMLEDVVKPGVSTLEINDRVEDYIVNELQARPASKGQYGYKFALNSSINEVVCHGIPDKNRKLKASDIINVDITLEKDGFIADSSTTFVMPGASRKTQKLVKTTYKAMWAGIKEVRPGARLGDVGAAIQQTAEKAGYSVVRDYCGHGIGRDMHEGPSVMHFGKRGTGTLLKEGMTFTIEPMVNAGTELTVSKEDGWTVETLDRQLSAQWEHTVLVTADGFEVLTLREGEKVPG
- a CDS encoding ParD-like family protein, which produces MGIVKISDDLHEEIRKASTVMSRSINAQAEFWIKMGMLAELNPTLTYSELVQQQLKACKLAPPEVIET
- a CDS encoding NAD(P)-binding domain-containing protein; its protein translation is MAPNIAIIGAGPTGLTAAIELKRRGIIPSLFEARNCLGGQWAYEVLTDEPVDVRDPLSQSVYSAMYPKLRANLPKRAMQISDYELPEDLELFPGRVQVLDYIDATAKASGVSNLIEFNTPVQHVEKAGDGWRVTTEGTERIFTHVIVATGKDSYPNIAQIDGLENFDGPVTHSQSYRLPNLYEGKRVALIGACVSSEDISLDLSPHAEQVYICGTFPPNGHKCYVRDGLYGQSLNISQHDRPARVEGKNIYLQNGEVLYDVDAIILCTGYIYDFPFLKGSLNDIELSGCSIGPLYLNMFYPSDPTLIFLGLPRFTVHFASIHLQSVYCAKILSGELDLPPIEEIKAEVANGGCVLQKNPADLEEYHNSVFQCFARLSDMTGEPHLDWKGFLNTLNDHKRHYQQDYRQYPFTYDLKE
- a CDS encoding TRAP transporter large permease, which translates into the protein MFESLLGFAALLVLIFLRVPIAFAMIFVGAIGFAWMRGWSATWSVVSTVGFETSLSYSLSVVPLFILMGNLLTISGVSHGLYAAANRLLGGARGGLAMASVVACGGFSAVCGSSLATAATMSKVAMPSMRKYGYADSLASGSIAAGGTLGILIPPSVVMIIYGLLTESDIGKLFIAGVIPGILGLLLYIGAIYVATLINPSLAPKAEGVEPFTRKERLGVFAVLGLFAVIMVGIYGGFFTPTEAAGIGAGTSFLIALLMGGMTIKNLYHAMLESARTTAMIFMIIIGAEVFSNFVNFAGLPDTLAEWVLDLELNAYMVILGIVLIYIVLGCVLESLSMILLTVPVFYPLILELDFGHEMLADPEAVLIWFAVIVVVVTEISLISPPVGLNVFVLRNVLQDVKLSTIFKGVFPFWVSDLVRLALLIAIPGFSLWLVGAM
- a CDS encoding TRAP transporter small permease is translated as MRSLANLIELGLGICCALLLAGLTGLTVVDVVGRYWFNAPVRGAFEITQLMLGALVFAALPLTTSRKEHVEVDMIYGMVPPVMQSVMKGIAWSVSTVTLVILSWRLAAHAERLMEDGTVTNALDIPLAPLSWIAAVSALLSACYTFVFFKKAFRRGF
- a CDS encoding TRAP transporter substrate-binding protein: MEFLKTKVARRTLLGMATAAMLAPTALATAAYAETKLVLSSWLPPRHPIVVNAIKPWAKEVKKVTDGRVSVRVLAKPAGAPPAHFDMAADGVVDITYGLHSFTKDNRFQRSRIGQFSFLGDDAVSGSKAFWDVYANDLDAQAEHKGTKVLGLFVHGPGVFHNNVRKLNTPADIEGLKIRVPGGYIADLASDLGASPLFMPSGEVYETLSRGIIDGVTFTYEALTAFKLLDHVKYSMRVPGGIYNTTWFLVMNEGKWGEISAEDQAAIMAISGDAFAERVGKAWNGADEKAIERINKAGIEIYDASPEMVAAIKEKAAAYETEWAKAVAEDGFDGAAALDKFRKSTGVEN
- a CDS encoding VOC family protein, which codes for MKIEQIHHVAYRCKDAKETVEWYTKNLNMDFVLAIAEDKVPSTHEPDPYMHLFLDAGNGNVLAFFELPTKPEMGRDENTPIWVQHIAFKVKDRETLIAFKEQLEANGIDVLGVTDHSIFHSIYFFDPNGHRIELACPDPAEEEKLKRLDAVKWDMLEEWSRTKKAPKHADWLHAKELGKV
- a CDS encoding DUF2783 domain-containing protein, which translates into the protein MSHLNTKANIAKPDEFYHDLLVLHEGRSEKESEALNAKLVLILANHIGDTEVLREAMDLAAKTQGGVEA